The region AGCCGCCATGGTGATTCCgcagagaaagggggtggggctCTCCGCGCTGCCGCAAAGTAAGCCGTCAGGGAGAGAACGGGgggtgcggggggagggggagagccgTGGAGAAACAGCAGCCGGAAAGCGAGGACGGCATAGAAGGCTTACGCACGACAGTTCGGTATCCCGCGGCAGCTGAAAGGAAACAGGAGGTGGGGCCTGGGGCCTGCGCGGAAAAAGCTCGCGCCTGCGCGGTGGGGGATGGCCAATCCGAGTCCCGACATGGAGGTAGAAGGCGCGGAGGGTGGGGAGACTGTGAGAACTAGCTGGAAAGCCGCCCCTCTGCAGCTACGTGGCAGAGCTGCCAGCCCGGCATCGCGCCGGGCCCCAAAGGCGTTTCCCTCCGGGTCGCGGGGCCCGCGGTGATTTGATGGAGGTCCTGCCAGACCCCTAACATCGTGGTTGTGTGACACTCACAGGAGCGGAAGCAACTGCGTGGAGGTGGCGGGGTGCCACGTTCCTTTTGTTCCGGCTCTTTCTAGAGGAGAGCTTGTACATCTAACCCGAGCCCAAGTCCGAAGCCCTCTGTAAAAGTGAGGGTTTTTTCCATTAAACGGCCTCGCAGCTCAAGGAGGCTGTTACTGCTTAGAAGAGGCACTAGTCCTCGGGCCTGCAAcgggggaggggctgagggagaACCCAGCCACGTCCTGCCTCCCCGGAAGGGCTGACAATTCAATGAATGGTTCGCCCTTTACCCATGCTCAGATCTGAACCCAATTTAAGAACAGGATGAATTCCATTAAGTGAGAGAATGAAGAACCCTGAATCCAAATTTCAAGGCGTCACCGTTCATAACTCTGGGCAGTAAGGTAAATGTGGAAACAAACTTGGTACTTCTCAGGTGCTGCTcaagccacccacccagcactcCATCTGTCCAGAACTCTACTGAGTGGGTCCAGGTGCCAGACGCACACTCCTCCTGGGCTCAGAAGGAAACATACTGAGAGACCTATTTTAGGGTGGCAAGAGAGGGTGCCTGTGAGAGGCTGCATTAAGCACTGGGGGGAAGCAGGATTATTACCAGGTGGAAATTAGCAGAAACTAGTGTTTATTAAACTAGCAGCTTTATTGCCCTTTAGGGTCCCCATCTTCACTTGAGCAGGTTTCGAAGTGCTTGAGGGAGGAAAACCTGCAAGAAATGATGGAGATCAGGGAAGAGGCCTTGAGAATCCCGGAGTGGGGTCACAGTGAGAGTCTGGTCAGCCTGGGAGACAGACACCACGAAGGTCAGGAGTGGCTCGGCCCCTGGTGCCTGTTCAGTACTGCTCAGGCCTCTCAGCTGCCGGGTGACCCGAGCCTCAGTTGCCAGCCACTCTGCTCCTGTGCCAGCACCAGCTCCACCTCCTTCCTTGGTTTGCTGCTGCAAGCGTCTTCGGGCACGCCGCCGCCCCTGCCACACTCGGTGGCACAAGGCACAGCGCCAGCCCACTGAGGAGAGCGACGCCCCCTTCCCTGCCTCGGCCCGAGACCCTTCTCGGGCTGCCTCAGGTCCTCTGGGCCCCTGCTCGGCCAGCGCTGCGGGGCCTGACTGCCCCTCTTCTCCAGTGCCTAGATGCCTTCCGGTCATCGGGGCCGGCTCCCCTGGCTGCCCAGGGCTCCTCATGGCCCAGTCTTGCACCGACTCTCCAACCTCTATCACCATTTCTTCCACCCCCTCTTCACCGTGGTCCCTTGCACATCCCTGctgctcctcctgcccctcctcacaGCTTTTTTTCTGTCCGTCTAGTTTCAATCTTTTGCTTGTCCCTCCCTGGGGAGGCTCCCCAGTTCCACCTCCCTCTGACCGCAGTCTCTTGGTTCCCTGTTCTACATGGCACCCCAAAGCTTCCTGTAACACCTGGGCCAGGGCAGCAGTGAGCTGGGTGAAGGGAGCGGGGGGTAAGGGGATGGGTGTTGCAGACAGCAGGGAGCTAGGGGAGCTGGGCTGCAGAAGGGGAAGCAGCCCCCAGTCCCGACCCCGGGAGGAACGGCACTGGTACTGAAGGCTTCGGCAGTAACTGGCTGCCGCTTGGCAGCAGTTCTGTAGCCGCCCGGCCACCCGGCTGGTCACATTGGCTGCCACATTGTGACTCAGGTCAAAGGGGTCCTGGAGATTCATGGGACCGAGGCGCAGACCCTCCCAGAGATTAGAGGGCAGGCCCCCTGCCACAGGCAGTGCCTGACCCTCCCGCAGGGACAGCAGTGAGCCACGAAGATCCCAACAAGAGACGCAGGAGAAGAACTGGGCCAGCAGGGAacctggaggaggagaaagacCAGGGAAAAGAGGTCGCTTGGAGGCCAGAAGTGAGATCAGCCCTGTGCCAGAGCCATTCCCTTAGCTggactttctttttccctcccaaGCGGCTCAGAAGAGTGCCAGAGCCAGGCTCCTCTGATCCCTATAAACAAGAGGTCAAACTTCTCTCCCGTGGTGCCCCAGATACTGCCCCTTCCCCTTGCCAgcagcatgaccttgggcaagccacttaatTACTCCAAGgcatggtttcttcatctgtaaagtggcaaTAACAATATTAGCTATCCCACGAGGTTGCTGTGTGCCAGTAACTGTGTCATTAGCACCATTTATTAGTCCTCTCCCAGGCTCCCCAAACTCACTCAGGGACTCCTTATTGGTGCTGGGCTCCAGTCTCGAGGCATCCCTGGGGAAACTACAGTCCCAGCCATCAACCTCCACCTGTTCGCCCTCACCTATGAACGTAAAAAAGGTGAGGGTGAGCCTGGAAGCAGGAAGATtaaggggggcgggggagggtggaTATGGGAGTGATAGCAGAGATCTCATTCCCAGGGGAGCTCAATATGTCTAAGTGAGATGAAGAAGAGAGATGAAGCTCACGAGACACAGCGGGTGGAGGCCGGGCTACTGTACCTGCTTTCTGGGTGAGCTGGGACACAGTGGGCAACACAGGAGGGTCCCTGGTCTGAAGGAAATAGATCACGAGCAAGGTCAGGGCGTAGTTATTGAGAAGTGGGCCACTCCCTGGGTAAATAATCAATTCCGGTTAGATTAGAGGCGGTTCTGATACCCTCCTTGGCAGTTTTCGCAACCCCGGTTCCTGTACCTGccgccttccttctctccctgagTCCCCTGCCTTTGCCCCGACACGAACACAGCCCCAAGTCTGTCCTGATTCATTCTCACCTGACAGCCCTCGACCCTGAGCCCAGCAGCGCAGAGTGTACACAAGGGGCCGTACTCGCCCATCCAGCTCAGAGCAGAGGCTCAGGAAGCGGGAGTTATGCAGGGCCAGCCTGGGACAGAGGGGGGACAAGGGTGTTAGGGCTCAGGAACCTATCACCCCCAGCTCTCATTCCAGGCTTGTGTAATGGGGGCCAGCTGGAAGAAGGCCAACAGAGGGTTTCCCGAGGAGTTTTCTGACATGGTCTGGAGAGAGTATGTACAAAAGAACATCAAATGTGTCTGGGAAACACTACATCCTATAAATGTCTTAAGACAGTTACAGAGCACGTTATTGTAAGACTGATCAGAGCCTTTACTATGCAAAGAAACAAAgataggaagggagggaggaggaggaaagaggaagtgggggagagggagggaagggagaaaccTGCCTGTGTTTAACTTAGCATTTCCCAATGCTAAAACTTATTCAACCATGGAACTCTTTCCTAAATCCTTAAAAACAGTATCCCAAGAAACACACTTTCCAAACATTGAAAGTGAAAGCCAGACATGAGATGAGCATCAGAAAGAGAGACAGGACCAAATAAGGACAACCTCAAGGCTCAGCTGGTGCAGGGCGCCCTCCTCAACCTCCCCAGAGTGCCCATCTGGCCTTCCCCGCCGCCCCCCAAACAAAGGTACCTGTTACTGAGGGAGATGTCACCGTGGAGACCTGAAGGCCGATGGCAGAACTTGACCACAGGGCGTCGGGCAGAGGGCACAGTTTGGACTCGGTACACTCCAGGGACACAGCCCCGAAGAATGGATCCCACCAGCTCCAGCATGGCTCCCCCTTCTGCTTTCTCCCCCTTCAGGGCCTCTGCCAGTTCCATGGCCTTCCCCAGGCCCCCCTCTCCCCGGTCCTCCTGCAGTGGCGAGGATGTGGGCAGGGACTGGGGAGAGGCGAGGGTCTCAGAGGCCAAAGCAGAGTCTGGAGTCCGGGGtgccagggaggaggaaggggcttcACAGTCCAGGGCTTCCGAGTCTTGGGGAGAAGCTGGAGGCTGTGAGTCtggaggggaggctggggtgCAGGCCAGGGCTTGAGGGTCCAGTGGGGATGCAAGGGCCGAGTCCAAGGATGGAGATTCTGCAGCCTTTGGGGCTGGCTGTGGATGGAAATGAGCTGAGTAACTGCCTCACCTGGGGTCCCCTAACCGGGGAACATTCCATCCCTAAGATATATCTATTactgcttattatgtgccaggccctattcTAAAGgctttataaatgttaactcatttaaccttcacaagcCTTTTTTAATATTAACCTTTTAATGCCATAAAATAAACGGTCAGTATTTTACAAAAACattattgtcatgaaaaacaaaaaaaggcagaggaaccgTTCCAGATTAAATAAGActaaagagggaattccctggtggtccagtggttaggactccagtgcgcttccactgcagggggcacgggttcgatccctggtcggggaactaagatctgcaaGCTGtgaggtgcagcaaaaaaaaacccaaaaaacctttTGTGGGCGAGAGATATATGGGAAcgctgtactttctgctcaattttgttaTGAACCTAAAACagctctaaaaaatagtctatttaaaaaatagggtttccctggtggcgcagtggttgggagtctgcctgccagtgcaggggacgtgggttcgagccctggtctgggaggatcccacgtgctgcggagcggctgggcccgtgggccacgactactgagcctgcgcgtctggagcctgtgctccgcaacaggagaggccgcgatagtgagaggcccgcgtaccgcgatgaggagtggcccccgcttgccgcggctagggaaagccctcgcacggaaacgaagacccaacacagccaaaaataaaataaaatcaattaattaattaaaaaaaataataataataatgaccctTTCCTATTCCCAAGGCAGGATCTGTACATTAGATGTTAGAAAACACAGATAAGCAAAAACATAACCCATTATCTCCCCGAATAAGATATTATGCATGCTATTTTGAAATGTGGTATTTTTCCTGTTACAAATGCCATTTATCCCATGTTGATTCATTTTATCCTATCCAATATCCATACACATTCACATTTCTCCAATTATAATAACCCTTTCAGGCAGGtcctattacccccattttatagatgaggaactaAGGCACGAGAGGTCAAGtgcttgcccagagtcacatgaCCATTTCCACTAACTCTTCACAGCTGCCTCCATGGTCACATACCTGGGGCTCGTCCAAGTCCCCCAGATCCAGGAAGAGGTCAAGATCACAGCCATGGACGTCAAAGCTGTTTATGGAAGAGCCAAAAGGATGGACCACACAGCCTGGGTGCCGAGCAGAGAATAAAGGTCAAGAGACACTGCAGGGAGTAAGTGGTGGAAGAACAAAATGGGGCACAAAGATGGAAAAGCAGGCAAATGAACACCACTAGCTGAGGGAGGACTGGGGATGCAAACACAGGGGAGGAAGGACAGGGAGGGCTCAGACACAGTGAGGGAGGTGACTCACCAGGGAAGAACTCTGTGAAGACCTCCTGCACCAGGGCCACCACGAGGCTCCGAAGCTGCCGCTCGGCCTCAGACAGCTCC is a window of Eschrichtius robustus isolate mEscRob2 chromosome 11, mEscRob2.pri, whole genome shotgun sequence DNA encoding:
- the TUT1 gene encoding speckle targeted PIP5K1A-regulated poly(A) polymerase, coding for MAAVDSDVEPLPRGGFRCCLCHVTTANRPSLEAHLGGRKHRHLVELRAARKAQGLRSVFVSGFPRDVDSTQLSEYFQAFGPVASVVMDKDKGVFAIVEMGDVGAREAVLSQPQHSLGGHRLRVRPREQKEFQSPASKSPKGVAPDSHQLAKALAEAPDVEAQMAKLVGLRELSEAERQLRSLVVALVQEVFTEFFPGCVVHPFGSSINSFDVHGCDLDLFLDLGDLDEPQPAPKAAESPSLDSALASPLDPQALACTPASPPDSQPPASPQDSEALDCEAPSSSLAPRTPDSALASETLASPQSLPTSSPLQEDRGEGGLGKAMELAEALKGEKAEGGAMLELVGSILRGCVPGVYRVQTVPSARRPVVKFCHRPSGLHGDISLSNRLALHNSRFLSLCSELDGRVRPLVYTLRCWAQGRGLSGSGPLLNNYALTLLVIYFLQTRDPPVLPTVSQLTQKAGEGEQVEVDGWDCSFPRDASRLEPSTNKESLSSLLAQFFSCVSCWDLRGSLLSLREGQALPVAGGLPSNLWEGLRLGPMNLQDPFDLSHNVAANVTSRVAGRLQNCCQAAASYCRSLQYQCRSSRGRDWGLLPLLQPSSPSSLLSATPIPLPPAPFTQLTAALAQVLQEALGCHVEQGTKRLRSEGGGTGEPPQGGTSKRLKLDGQKKSCEEGQEEQQGCARDHGEEGVEEMVIEVGESVQDWAMRSPGQPGEPAPMTGRHLGTGEEGQSGPAALAEQGPRGPEAAREGSRAEAGKGASLSSVGWRCALCHRVWQGRRRARRRLQQQTKEGGGAGAGTGAEWLATEARVTRQLRGLSSTEQAPGAEPLLTFVVSVSQADQTLTVTPLRDSQGLFPDLHHFLQVFLPQALRNLLK